The following coding sequences are from one Alosa alosa isolate M-15738 ecotype Scorff River chromosome 13, AALO_Geno_1.1, whole genome shotgun sequence window:
- the LOC125306028 gene encoding involucrin-like yields MTETNILMDEKGVLFIPLNALTELSVDEPPQESEQSIKTDTGLQSTPENKTDNAATLVEKALARHSSSNNQSDSKAHSKKNSQAQVQPVSRVIKGEGATLTQQEGGGVTPTHQEGGVPASTHQEGGGPASTHQDGGGPASTQQEQGGATPTQQEGGVPASTHQEGGGPASTHQDGGGPAPTHQEGGGLAPTHQEEGGPAPTHQDGGGPAPTYQDAGGPASTQQEQGGATPTHQNGGGPAPTHQEGGGLAPLQQEQGGATPTQQEGGGPALTHQEGGGPAPTHQDGGGPASTYQDGGGPAPTHQEGGGLAPTQQKQGGATHTQQEGGGPALTHQERGGLAPTQQEQGGATPTQQEGGGATPTQQEEEKHMPSNLLTLSNQGKSEYEYHNCSQDAAVTEPNGSDDCFKNVTNVTDVNASNDNPPGVSSSESKSTDYSEHIGNKQRDETTMVTEETRIPKSPTISNSEEMHTEKEMASLTLLENTQGQSQQMSNVTQDNVLKTPNSSQNKSAMILQKTTSTDNLRAESLVEHSTVGEPEFNSEHSNRMDQLYPLRKMKKDEDNEEHTAERSIQKSKETVTATSERKRDETTVENSAHHQLPPMESSKENKPPGEHKDVPLQSTQMKRDAAQLYSEESLVNEDAHPKQLNTEHGIPEDIRTPPTSTMYIKSQPQSPEKKMSVTRQLTETHIEKTLRNANKDVVNPNTAVVSKEPQNHSNAEVSTKTQPYQGINTSAVNDPQKTFPRDAPLEKGQNTQPMEPPTYSERPEFQEHLYTEADDIQLLEDSNVRHQVGRLDHVSLNIAVTGMTGAGKSTFINAIRGIDNDDKDAAPTGVTETSMVVCPYAHPSMPNVNLWDLPGTGSPKFKAKKYLKDVKFEMYDFFIIISSERFKENDMMLAREILTKKKKFYFLRSKIDNEVRAEQYKKNFDEEKLLDQIRQDCINHLKKIVQPIVFLISSLDLNKYDFPLLVETLSRDLPEYKKKALILFLPIYSTEALESKIKVFEGTALSAAKAAATISIAPIPGLAMACDAGILLAFFIKCYYAFGLDDKSLDKLSERVNNHSLKKVRESRPLVMAVRKKELSNRELSALSSRRAALEFAYSLVPVWGSRRAASMSRSATLGLLTDGLKELADTAREVLKTARIDHI; encoded by the coding sequence ATGACAGAGACAAATATTTTAATGGATGAAAAGGGTGTATTATTCATCCCCTTGAATGCCCTCACAGAATTGTCTGTTGATGAGCCACCACAAGAATCTGAGCAGTCAATTAAAACCGATACAGGTTTACAAAGCACacctgaaaataaaacagacaaTGCAGCAACTTTGGTTGAAAAGGCACTTGCACGTCATTCCAGTTCAAATAATCAATCAGATTCAAAAGCACACTCTAAAAAAAACAGCCAAGCTCAAGTGCAACCAGTATCCAGAGTCATTAAAGGTGAGGGAGCAACACTTACCCAGCAAGAAGGAGGAGGTGTAACACCTACCCATCAAGAAGGAGGAGTTCCAGCATCTACCCATCAAGAAGGAGGAGGACCAGCATCTACCCATCAAGATGGAGGAGGACCAGCATCTACCCAACAGGAACAAGGAGGAGCAACACCTACCCAGCAAGAAGGAGGAGTTCCAGCATCTACCCATCAAGAAGGAGGTGGACCAGCATCTACCCATCAAGATGGAGGAGGACCAGCACCTACCCATCAAGAAGGAGGAGGGCTAGCACCTACCCATCAAGAAGAAGGAGGACCAGCACCTACCCATCAAGATGGAGGAGGACCAGCACCTACCTATCAAGATGCAGGAGGACCAGCATCTACCCAACAGGAACAAGGAGGAGCAACACCTACCCATCAAAATGGAGGAGGACCAGCACCTACCCACCAAGAAGGAGGAGGGCTAGCACCCCTCCAACAGGAACAAGGAGGAGCAACACCTACCCAGCAAGaaggaggaggtccagcacttACCCATCAAGAAGGAGGAGGACCAGCACCTACCCATCAAGATGGAGGAGGACCAGCATCTACCTATCAAGATGGAGGAGGACCAGCACCTACCCATCAAGAAGGAGGAGGACTAGCACCTACCCAACAGAAACAAGGAGGAGCAACACATACCCAGCAAGaaggaggaggtccagcacttACCCATCAAGAAAGAGGAGGACTAGCACCTACCCAACAGGAACAAGGAGGAGCAACACCTACCCAGCAAGAAGGTGGAGGAGCAACACCTACCCAGCAGGAAGAGGAGAAGCATATGCCCAGCAATTTGCTCACACTATCCAATCAGGGTAAATCTGAATATGAATACCACAATTGTTCCCAAGATGCTGCTGTTACTGAGCCAAATGGTTCAGATGATTGCTTTAAAAATGTCACAAATGTAACAGATGTCAATGCAAGTAATGATAATCCTCCTGGGGTGAGTTCATCAGAAAGCAAGTCCACAGATTATTCAGAACACATCGGCAACAAGCAAAGGGATGAGACCACCATGGTGACAGAAGAGACACGAATACCAAAGTCACCCACTATATCCAACTCAGAGGAAATGCACACTGAGAAGGAAATGGCTTCCCTAACTCTCCTTGAAAATACACAAGGTCAGTCTCAGCAAATGTCCAATGTCACTCAGGATAATGTGCTCAAAACACCAAACAGCTCTCAGAACAAGTCTGCAATGATCCTCCAAAAGACAACAAGTACAGACAATCTCCGAGCAGAAAGTTTGGTTGAACATAGCACAGTGGGTGAACCTGAATTCAATTCAGAGCATTCTAACAGGATGGATCAGTTGTACCCTCTGAGAAAGATGAAAAAGGATGAAGACAATGAAGAACACACAGCTGAAAGATCCATTCAAAAGTCCAAAGAAACAGTCACTGCAACatctgagagaaagagggatgagacTACGGTAGAGAATAGTGCACACCATCAACTGCCTCCAATGGAAAGCAGCAAAGAGAACAAACCACCAGGAGAACATAAGGATGTCCCTTTACAGTCTACGCAAATGAAAAGGGACGCTGCACAACTCTACTCTGAAGAGTCACTTGTTAACGAGGATGCTCATCCCAAACAGCTGAATACAGAACATGGAATTCCTGAGGATATAAGAACTCCACCAACAAGCACTATGTACATCAAATCTCAGCCACAGTCACCTGAAAAGAAGATGTCTGTCACAAGACAACTTACCGAGACACACATTGAAAAGACATTGAGAAATGCCAATAAAGATGTAGTAAACCCCAATACGGCAGTTGTAAGTAAAGAGCCACAAAACCACAGCAATGCAGAGGTTTCCACTAAAACTCAACCTTACCAGGGCATAAACACCTCAGCAGTGAATGATCCACAGAAAACATTTCCCAGAGACGCTCCACTAGAAAAGGGGCAAAATACCCAACCAATGGAGCCGCCAACCTATTCAGAGCGTCCAGAGTTTCAAGAGCATTTGTACACGGAAGCTGACGACATACAACTGCTGGAGGATTCCAACGTGAGGCACCAGGTGGGCCGTCTCGACCATGTCTCTTTGAATATTGCCGTGACGGGCATGACAGGTGCAGGAAAGTCGACCTTCATCAATGCGATCAGGGGGATTGATAATGATGACAAGGATGCGGCCCCAACCGGGGTGACTGAGACTTCCATGGTTGTGTGTCCATACGCTCATCCCTCAATGCCTAATGTAAACCTATGGGACCTGCCAGGAACAGGGAGTCCCAAGTTCAAGGCAAAGAAATATCTGAAAGATGTCAAATTTGAAATGTATGACTTTTTCATCATCATTTCCTCTGAGAGGTTCAAAGAGAACGATATGATGCTTGCCAGAGAGATACTGACTAAAAAAAAGAAGTTCTATTTCCTGCGCTCAAAAATAGACAACGAGGTTCGTGCTGAACAATACAAGAAGAACTTTGATGAAGAGAAATTGCTTGACCAAATCAGACAAGACTGTATAAACCATTTGAAGAAAATCGTTCAACCCATAGTGTTCTTGATATCCTCCTTAGATTTAAACAAATATGATTTCCCATTGCTGGTGGAAACTCTGTCAAGGGATCTTCCTGAATACAAGAAAAAAGCTCTGATATTGTTCTTGCCAATCTATTCCACTGAGGCGCTGGAGAGCAAAATCAAAGTGTTCGAGGGCACGGCCCTCTCTGCCGCCAAGGCAGCAGCCACCATCTCCATCGCACCAATTCCCGGCCTGGCAATGGCCTGCGACGCTGGGATCCTGCTCGCCTTCTTCATCAAGTGCTACTACGCTTTCGGCTTGGACGACAAGTCCCTGGACAAGCTCTCTGAGAGAGTGAACAACCACTCTCTGAAGAAAGTGCGGGAGTCCCGACCTTTGGTCATGGCCGTGCGGAAGAAGGAGCTAAGCAACAGGGAGCTCTCTGCACTGAGCAGTAGACGGGCAGCCCTCGAGTTCGCCTACAGCCTGGTGCCCGTCTGGGGAAGCAGGAGGGCGGCCAGCATGTCCCGCTCCGCCACCCTGGGCCTTCTGACCGATGGGCTGAAGGAGCTGGCAGACACTGCCAGAGAGGTGCTGAAGACAGCCAGAATTGATCACATCTAA
- the LOC125306062 gene encoding anionic trypsin-2-like — protein sequence MAVDAIYWHQSYDYQTLDHDIMLMKLAHPVTVNEFVKPISLPTACASPGDMCVVSGWGNIYTDSVFNPFNLQCVEVPIVSTQDCEVSYPGKITEVMVCAGYPEGGKDACQGDSGGPMVCNGELQGIVSWGYGCAQPNFPGVYTKVCALMPWINEILSSY from the exons ATGGCTGTGGACGCCATCTACTGGCATCAGAGCTACGACTACCAGACACTGGACCATGACATCATGCTGATGAAGCTGGCTCATCCCGTCACTGTAAACGAGTTTGTTAAGCCCATCTCTCTGCCCACGGCCTGTGCCAGCCCTGGAGacatgtgtgtggtgtccgGATGGGGAAACATCTACACCGACTCAG TTTTCAACCCTTTCAACCTCCAGTGTGTGGAGGTACCCATTGTGTCGACCCAGGACTGTGAGGTCTCCTACCCAGGGAAGATCACAGAGGTCATGGTGTGCGCAGGCTACCCAGAGGGAGGCAAAGACGCCTGCCAG ggtgaTTCTGGAGGCCCCATGGTGTGTAACGGAGAGCTGCAGGGCATTGTGTCTTGGGGTTATGGCTGTGCTCAACCCAACTTCCCCGGCGTCTACACTAAAGTCTGTGCCCTCATGCCCTGGATCAACGAGATCCTCTCCAGCTATTAG